Within the Microbacterium terricola genome, the region GAGGAAGATGAAGACCATGATCGCGATGATGCTCGCGAACCCGACGAGGTACATCGCGACATAGAAGACGGCTCCGGCGACGGAGCTCCACAGGATGAGCGACTTGCCGCTCATCCGCTTCAGGAGCAGCGGTGTGAGGAACGACGAGAGCACCATGCCGACGATGATCGCGGCGCCGATGAGGGTGAAGTAGCCCTCGTTGCCGTAGGCGATCACGACGAAGACCGCGCCGCCCGCCTGCACGATGTACCGCCCGAAGCCCAGGATCGACCCGAGCAGCACCATCAGCAGCGGGGTGTTCTTCCACAGGGTCCCGAAGAGCTGGGCGAAGGTCAGCCGCTCGCGCTCGCCCTGTGCCTTCTCGCGCGTGTTGAAGAACGCCAGGAGGAACATGCCCATGCCGACGACGGATGCCGCGGCGACCGCGATCGTCCAGCCCGTCGCCGTGGTCTCTCCCGAGAAGCTGAAGGCGAGCGCGAGCCACGGCATCCCGAGCGTGGCCAGCCCGAGCGCGATCGCCCCGAACGCCCGCACATGCGAGATCACCGACGTGCGCTCGGCCGAGTCGGGGAAGGCCGACCCGATCAGCCCCCAGTACGGCACGTCGCACACCGTGTACGCGAAGCCCCACAGGAAGTAGCAGACGCCGAAGAAGACGAGCTTGCCGGTCTCCGAGACGTCGGGGATGGCGAACAGAAGCGTGGAGAGCACGGCGACCGGCACCGCCGAGAACAGGATGTAGGGCCGCATCTTGCCCCACCGGGTCCGCGTCATGTCGACCAGGCTGCCCATCACCGGATCGCTCACCGCGTCGATGAGCTTCGCCGCGGTGATGATCCCGGTGACCACCGCGAGCCCCTGCACACTGATGTGGGCGTACTCCAGCAGGTACACGAGGATGAACGTCGTCACCGTCGTGAGCACGATGTTCTGCCCGAAGCCGGCGACCACGATCGACACCCGCTGCGCGCGGGGGGAGAGCGTGCGAGGCGCAGGCGTGCGAGGCGCGAGAGTGGCGGTCGTCATCGTCAGTTCTCCAGCAGGATCGTCTTGATCTCGAACGGCCCGAACGCGAGGCTCGAGAGGTCGACCTCGCCGGCCGGCCGCTCCATCAGGTCGGTCTCCACCGCGCGTCGGTGCGCGATGGTCGTGTGCAGCGCGGTCGTGGCCGGGCGCCCGAGACTCTCATAGAGCCTGACGATGATCCCGCTTCCGTCCTCGGCCCGCTTGAGCGTCTCGACGATCACGGCGTCTCCCGCGGTCTCCACAGCGCTCTCGAACGCGACCCCCTCGGCAACGAGCAGCGGGTTGTTCAGGCGGTAGCCCTCGGCGATCACGCCGGCGAGATCACCCGCCGCGAACGGCGTGAAGGCGTAGGTGAACTCGTGCGCGCCACGGTCCGCCGTCTTGTCGGGGAAGGTCGGAGAGCGCAGCAGGTTGAGGCTCAGCAGCCCGTCCTTCGCCCGGTGGCCGTACTTGCTGTCGTTGAGCAGCGCGAATCCGGCCTCGTCGTCCTGCACGGCGATCCACTTGTGCGCGCAGATCTCGAACTGCGCCTTCTCCACCGAGTCCCGCTCGGTGGTCGGCCGTCCGATGTGGCCGAACTGGATCTCGCACAGCGCTTCCGGCCCGTAGTGGCTCGGGAAGAACTCGGCACGCAGCATCCGGTGCTTCTCGTGCCAGTCCACGTGCGTCTCGAAGCGCACCACCGCGCTCTCGGCGTCGAGGATCACGCGCTGGTGGATCGTCACCTTGGGCGTGCGGTACACCTGGTACCGCACGACGGTCGGACCCTCGATCGCGGTGCGCACCTCGGATGCGGTGAGCACCGTCGACGGCAGGTCGCGGTACTTCTGGTCGATGTCCCATGCGTCGAACGGGAACTGGAACGGATCGCTGAAGACGATCAGGCGGTTGAGGCCGGCGCCGGCGTGCTCGCGTCCCGCCGCATCCGTGCACGAGACGATCTCGCCGGTCGCGTCGAAGCGGAGGGTGAGCACGCCGTTCGTGAGGGTGTCGGCCGTGTACGCGAGCTCGGGTGTCGGCGGCGCGGGATGGAGGACGGATGCGGCATACGGACCGACCTCGGCGTGCATCCACTCGTCGCCGGTCTTCACGAACTCGCGCCGGGCGAATCCGGTCAGGTTGATCGCCGACGGGCCGTCGCCCGTCGTCAGGCGTCCGCTGAGCTCGCCGATGTGCGCATCGAGAGCGTGGTCGATCTCCTGGTAGGTCTCGACCGCCTCGGTGTTGACGCGCGTGATCGAGGAGCCCGGGATGATGTCGTGGAACTGGTTGAGCAGCAGCGCCTTCCAGTGCGCGTCGAGCGCGTCAGTGCCGCCGCCGGTGAGCGCGGTGAGCGCCTCGGCGTTGTGGAGCTTCCGCTCGACGAGGCGGTTGTACTTCTTGATCGCACCCTGGGTCGTGTATGTGCCCTGATGGGTC harbors:
- a CDS encoding MFS transporter, producing MTTATLAPRTPAPRTLSPRAQRVSIVVAGFGQNIVLTTVTTFILVYLLEYAHISVQGLAVVTGIITAAKLIDAVSDPVMGSLVDMTRTRWGKMRPYILFSAVPVAVLSTLLFAIPDVSETGKLVFFGVCYFLWGFAYTVCDVPYWGLIGSAFPDSAERTSVISHVRAFGAIALGLATLGMPWLALAFSFSGETTATGWTIAVAAASVVGMGMFLLAFFNTREKAQGERERLTFAQLFGTLWKNTPLLMVLLGSILGFGRYIVQAGGAVFVVIAYGNEGYFTLIGAAIIVGMVLSSFLTPLLLKRMSGKSLILWSSVAGAVFYVAMYLVGFASIIAIMVFIFLTGLTLGVFLVVQTTMLADAVDDIERRTGVRNDGISFSTLTFVSKVMNALAVLVFGAFVVVAGYQAGVTVTPQMQNTVFIAITLVPALSCLISAVPFLFYKVGRPATTLRT